Proteins encoded by one window of Gambusia affinis linkage group LG17, SWU_Gaff_1.0, whole genome shotgun sequence:
- the fbxw2 gene encoding F-box/WD repeat-containing protein 2 gives MHLYASPGVAGHVPMDKTAFEGWLESVSATFLSLSDQQRNQCLDQLISLSSAAQLRHLSNGLETLLKRDFLRLLPLELAFYLLRWLDPQTLLTCCLVCKQWNKVISSCTEVWQSACRELGWRIDESIQDAAHWKGVYLKAKLRMMQLKDQEAFETSSLIGHSARVYALYYKDGLLCTGSDDLSAKLWDVRTGQCIYGIQTHTCATVKFDEQKLVTGSFDNTIACWEWSTGAKIQQFRGHTGAVFSVDYNDELDVLVSGSADFTVKVWSLSAGACLNTLTGHTEWVTKVILQRSEVESMVHSPGDYILLSADKYEIKVWPLGREINCMCLKTLSVSEDRSISLQPRLQFDGRYIVCSSVLGVYQWDFASFEILRVIKMEDPANLSLLSFGEVFALLFDNHFLYVMDLRTESISGHWPLPAYRKSKRGSSFLAGVTSWLNGLDGGNDSGLVFATSMPDHSIHLVLWKENG, from the exons ATGCACCTTTATGCCAGTCCAG GTGTTGCTGGTCATGTGCCCATGGACAAAACGGCCTTTGAGGGGTGGCTGGAGTCGGTCTCTGCCACCTTCCTTTCTCTTAGCGACCAGCAGCGTAACCAGTGTCTGGATCAGCTCATTTCTCTGAGCAGCGCCGCCCAGCTCCGTCACCTGTCCAATGGCCTGGAGACGCTGCTGAAACGAGATTTCCTGCGCCTCCTTCCCCTTGAGCTGGCCTTCTACCTGCTGCGGTGGCTGGATCCTCAGACCCTGCTCACCTGCTGCTTGGTCTGCAAACAGTGGAATAAG gtgatCAGCTCGTGCACAGAGGTATGGCAGAGTGCGTGTCGGGAGCTAGGCTGGCGGATCGATGAATCCATTCAGGATGCAGCCCACTGGAAGGGTGTCTACTTAAAAGCTAAACTGCGTATGATGCAGCTGAAGGACCAGGAGGCCTTTGAGACGTCGTCCCTGATTGGCCACAGTGCCCGAGTCTATGCCCTGTACTACAAGGACGGCCTGCTCTGCACAG GCTCTGATGACCTCTCTGCCAAATTATGGGATGTGCGAACTGGACAGTGTATTTATGGaattcagacacacacatgtGCCACGGTGAAATTTGATGAACAGAAGCTAGTGACCGGGTCCTTTGATAACACTATTGCATGCTGGGAATGGAGCACCGGAGCTAAAATCCAACAGTTCCGGGGCCACACTGGAGCAG tcTTTAGTGTGGACTACAACGATGAACTGGATGTGCTGGTCAGCGGTTCTGCAGACTTCACGGTAAAGGTCTGGTCTCTGTCTGCCGGTGCCTGCCTCAACACGCTCACTGGACACACCGAGTGGGTCACTAAG GTGATATTGCAGAGGAGTGAAGTAGAATCCATGGTACACAGTCCTGGAGATTATATCCTGCTAAGTGCTGATAAGTATGAAATCAAG GTTTGGCCTTTAGGAAGAGAAATCAACTGCATGTGTTTGAAGACGCTGTCGGTGTCGGAGGACCGCAGCATCAGCCTTCAGCCTCGCCTGCAGTTTGATGGACGTTACATCGTCTGCAGCTCCGTCCTGGGGGTCTATCAGTGGGATTTTGCCAGTTTCGAAATTCTGAG AGTAATAAAGATGGAGGACCCAGCCAACCTGTCCCTGCTAAGCTTCGGTGAGGTGTTTGCTCTCCTTTTTGATAACCACTTCCTGTATGTCATGGACCTGAGGACAGAGTCTATCTCAGGCCACTGGCCTCTTCCAGCCTACAGGAAATCCAAACGAGGATCCAGCTTCCTGGCAGGCGTCACCTCCTGGCTGAACGGCCTGGATGGGGGCAATGACTCTGGACTGGTATTTGCCACCAGCATGCCCGACCATAGCATTCACTTAGTTCTATGGAAGGAGAATGGTTAG
- the wdr45 gene encoding WD repeat domain phosphoinositide-interacting protein 4, translated as MAQQRGVNSLQFNQDQSCFCCAMETGVKIYNVEPLMEKGHLDHEQVGSVALCSMLHRSNLLALVGGGVNPKFSEISVLIWDDARESRDPKDKLVLEFTFTKSVLAVRMRHDKIIIVLKNKIFVYSFPDNPVKLFEFDTRDNPKGICDLCPSLEKQLLVFPGHKCGSLQLVDLSNTKPGTSSAPFTINAHQSEIACVALNQPGSVAASASRKGTLIRLFDTTTRDKLVELRRGTDPATLYCINFSHDSSFLCASSDKGTVHIFALKDTKLNRRSALARVGKVGPVIGQYVDSQWSLASFTVPAECACICAFGKNTSKNVNSVIAICVDGTFHKYVFTPDGNCNREAFDVYLDICDDDDF; from the exons ATGGCTCAGCAGAGAGGAGTCAACAGCCTCCAGTTCAACCAGGACCAAA GCTGTTTCTGCTGCGCCATGGAGACGGGGGTGAAAATCTACAACGTGGAGCCGCTGATGGAGAAGGGTCACCTGG aCCATGAGCAGGTGGGCAGTGTGGCGCTGTGCTCCATGCTGCATCGCTCCAACCTGCTGGCCTTGGTTGGAGGAGGAGTCAATCCCAAATTCTCTGAAATCTCCG TTCTGATCTGGGATGACGCTCGAGAGTCCCGAGACCCCAAGGATAAGCTGGTGCTGGAGTTCACCTTCACCAAATCGGTTCTGGCCGTTCGCATGAGGCACGACAA GATCATCATCGTGTTGAAGAACAAGATCTTCGTTTACAGTTTCCCAGACAATCCAGTCAAGCTTTTTGAATTCGACACCAGAGACAATCCTAAAG GTATCTGTGATCTGTGTCCCAGTCTGGAGAAACAGCTGTTGGTATTCCCAGGTCACAAATGTGGCAGCTTGCAGCTGGTT GACTTGTCCAACACCAAGCCCGGCACGTCGTCGGCGCCGTTTACCATCAACGCCCACCAGAGCGAGATCGCCTGCGTGGCGCTGAACCAGCCAGGCAGCGTGGCGGCGTCAGCGTCCCGCAAAGGAACCCTGATCCGACTGTTCGACACCACGACCAGAGACAAGCTGGTGGAGCTACGTAGAGGCACCGACCCGGCCACGCTCTACTG caTCAACTTCAGCCACGACTCGTCCTTCCTGTGTGCCTCCAGCGACAAAGGCACCGTCCACATCTTTGCTCTGAAGGACACCAAACTCAACCGACGCTCGGC CCTGGCCCGTGTCGGGAAGGTGGGCCCTGTGATTGGTCAGTACGTGGACAGCCAGTGGTCGCTGGCCAGCTTCACCGTGCCCGCTGAGTGCGCCTGCATATGTGCTTTTGGAAAAAACACGTCCAAGAACGTGAACTCTGTCATCG CCATCTGTGTAGATGGGACCTTCCACAAGTACGTCTTCACACCGGATGGAAACTGCAATCGAGAAGCCTTCGACGTGTACCTGGACATCTGTGATGACGACGACTTCTGA
- the LOC122819680 gene encoding astacin-like metalloendopeptidase: MLLQLLVALTLAAYVKNASLCNKKVAQYVGQDPETLQELLSRALPVVEGDIILSKQRNTNGKPWPTTDLAYEISPLIEFMTENILAGMNMVSEHTCITFHKRNSDPNYVLFRPGKGCASNIGFREGRQFVYLSPLCSVGSIAHEILHTLGFSHEHTRSDRADYIEVIVKNMIEGVESNFRIIRGKTFGIPYDYASILHYGRTFFSINGEPTIIPKRDARNMGQRRRLTESDIQKVNHLYKCDSLKSNTTAEG, encoded by the exons ATGCTGCTTCAGCTTTTAGTGGCTCTAACTTTAGCTGCCTATGTGAAAAACG cgtCTCTGTGTAACAAAAAGGTAGCGCAATATGTGGGCCAGGACCCAGAGACATTACAAG AGCTTCTATCTCGTGCCCTGCCAGTGGTGGAGGGAGACATAATTTTATCG AAACAGAGGAATACAAATGGTAAACCTTGGCCAACTACAGACTTGGCATATGAGATCAGTCCACTCATAG aattcatGACGGAGAATATCCTGGCTGGCATGAACATGGTGTCTGAGCACACCTGTATAACTTTCCACAAGAGAAACTCTGATCCAAACTACGTGTTGTTCCGTCCTGGAAAAGG CTGTGCTTCAAACATCGGCTTTCGAGAAGGCAGGCAGTTTGTGTATCTTTCGCCATTATGCTCAGTGGGCAGCATTGCTCATGAGATCCTTCACACTCTTGGCTTTTCGCATGAACACACCAGGTCGGACCGGGCTGACTATATTGAAGTTATCGTGAAAAACATGATCGAAG GTGTGGAGAGCAACTTCAGAATAATTCGTGGGAAAACTTTTGGTATTCCGTACGACTACGCTTCCATACTGCACTATGGACG GACTTTCTTTTCAATAAACGGAGAACCCACCATCATCCCAAAGAGAGACGCAAGGAACATGGGACAGAGGCGTAGACTGACGGAGTCAGACATACAGAAAGTCAATCATCTCTATAAATGTG ATTCCCTCAAATCAAATACTACAGCGGAAGGCTGA
- the zcchc9 gene encoding zinc finger CCHC domain-containing protein 9 encodes MTRWARANNVHKHKAAEATPWNQLRSAGRRQDGGVPAGPSRPGQTDPLRKTCASAERKPNRKKKEYASEDVNGFLEYLKQSGQDGGREAETELKETVEVALKKDRRREDRRVKRQTDKKSKMVCFNCRKPGHGLADCPEADRDEEMGRGICFRCGSTEHEIQRCRAKVDPALGEYPYAKCFICGQTGHLSRSCPDNPKGLYAQGGCCRVCGSVEHFQKDCPEHQAATNSVTLGWLSNNMSADLEDVHVPVKKAKPKQAKVITF; translated from the exons ATGACGAGGTGGGCGAGAGCCAACAACgtccacaaacacaaagcagccgAGGCGACTCCCTGGAATCAGCTCAGATCAGCCGGGAGAAGACAAGATGGAGGTGTGCCTGCTGGGCCGTCACGGCCGGGTCAGACGGACCCTCTGAGAAAGACCTGCGCTTCTGCCGAGAGGAAGCCCAACCGCAAGAAGAAAGAGTACGCCAGCGAGGACGTGAACGGGTTCCTGGAGTACCTGAAGCAGAGCGGTCAGGACGGAGGCAGGGAGGCGGAGACGGAGCTCAAGGAGACGGTGGAGGTGGCCCTGAAGAAAGACAGGAGGAGGGAAGACAGGAGGGTGAAGAGGCAGACGGACAAGAAGAGTAAGATG gtgTGCTTTAACTGCAGGAAGCCAGGTCACGGTCTGGCTGACTGTCCAGAAGCCGACAGAGACGAGGAAATGGGCCGCGGCATCTGCTTCCGCTGCGGCTCCACAGAGCATGAGATCCAGAGGTGCCGAGCCAAAGTGGACCCAGCACTGG GTGAATACCCGTATGCTAAATGCTTCATCTGCGGTCAGACTGGACACCTGTCACGCTCCTGCCCTGACAATCCCAAAGGGCTCTATGCTCAAg GTGGCTGCTGTCGTGTCTGTGGTTCTGTGGAACATTTCCAGAAGGATTGTCCGGAGCACCAGGCAGCAA CTAACTCTGTGACTCTGGGCTGGTTGTCCAACAACATGAGCGCCGACCTGGAGGACGTTCACGTTCCAGTGAAGAAAGCCAAACCCAAGCAGGCCAAAGTGATAACCTTCTGA